The window TGTTTTAAAATCGATGGGGCAAACATTAAACGTCGGTACTAATACCAATACTCATTATAAAATAATCCAATTATTTAAATTGGCACTTCACCTTGTTGTAATGTGAACTGGTTTTTTTTGAATTTCTTCGTTTTTTACTTATTATTGCCTCACACTTTAAAAAATAAATATCATGAAAATTTTAAAAATTACTTTATTAGTTATTGTAGGAATTATTTCCCTATTGCTCATTACTGCATTATTCGTAAAAAAGGAATATGCTATTGAAAGAGAAGTGACCATCGACAAACCCAAACAAGAAGTTTTTGACTATGTGAAACTCATAAAAAACCAAGATAACTATAGTGTTTGGAACATGAAAGACCCCAATATGAAAAAAGAATTTAAGGGCACCGACGGAACTGTAGGATTTGTTTCAGCGTGGGAGAGTGAAAATAGTGAAGTAGGACAAGGTGAACAAGAAATAAAAAAGATTACCGAAGGCGAAAGATTGGATATGGAACTTCGATTTAAAAAACCTTTTGAAGCTACCGATGATGCCTATATGACCACTGAATCGGCAGGCGATAAAACAACAAAAGTGAAATGGGGTTTTAAAGGTAAAATGTCATATCCTATGAATATTATGCTTTTATTTATGAATATGGAGGATATGCTTGGCAATGACCTTAAGGCAGGTCTTGACAATCTTAAAAAAGAGGTAGAGAAGTAATATATAATGTCTTCAAAACCCGCAGCAAGCAAAGCTGCTAGTTTATTTTCTGTTATCAAGCTTTCGCTAAACGGCGAGCAGCAAGACTATACACAAGGCAGTATTCGACGAGCTGTTTTTTTGTTAGCAATTCCCATGATTTTGGAATTGAGTTTAGAATCTGTTTTTGCATTGGTTGATATGTTTTTTGTGGGCAAACTTGGAGAAAATGCAATACAAACTGTAGGTCTTACAGAATCAGTAATCACTATTGTATATTCTGTTGCAATAGGTTTAAGTACCGCGGCCACAGCCATTGTTGCAAGACGTATCGGTGAAAAAAATCCAGAAGCTGCTGCACATGCGGGGGCACAATCTCTTATAGTAGCTGCGTTTGTAATCGTATTTACAAGTGTGGCAGGTGTAGTATTTGCCGAAGATATATTAAGGTTGATGGGAGCAAGTGCCGAGGTGGTAAAAGAAGGTGCAGTATTTACAAGAATCATGTTTGGTGGCAGTGCGGGTATTATGCTTCTGTTTTTAATCAATGGTATTTTTCGTGGTGCGGGCGATGCAACTATGGCTATGAAAAGCTTGTGGATAGCCAGCTTTATCAATATTATATTATGCCCCATCTTTATACATTTTTGGGGATTAAAAGGTGCTGCGATTGCCACAGTAATTGGAAGAATTGCTGGTGTTATATATCAGTGTTATCATCTGTTAAGTGGAAGTGGAATTTTAAAAATATATAAGAAACATTTTACCTTCGACAATACAATTATCAAATCAATTATTAAAATTGGATGGCCCGCCACTTTTCAGTTTATCATAGCTAGTGGTAGTTGGATTGTGCTTGCACGCTTGGTTGCTGACACTGGCGGAACTTCTGCATCGGCCGGTTATCAAATTGCGATACGAAATGTGATTTTCTTTATATTACCGGCTTGGGGGTTGAGCAATGCTGCCGCTACTTTGGTAGGCCAAAACCTGGGTGCCAAACAAATATTAAGAGCCGAGCAAAGTGTAATGCTCGCCGCAAAATACAATGCTATTTTCATGAGTTTTGTAATGGTACTATTTGTATTTTTCGCAAAGCCCATTATCAGTATTTTTTCTGATGATATAAAAGTAATTGCCTATGGTGCTGAATCGTTACAAATAATTGGAATGGGTTATATATTTTATGGCATCGGTATGGTAATGACGCAAGCATTGAATGGAGCAGGCGATACCCGAACTCCTACTATTATAAACTTTGTTTGCTTTTGGTTATTCCAAATACCCCTCGCCTATTTATTGGCAATTGGTTTTGATTTAAAATCGACAGGGGCATTTATAGCCATACCTGTTGCCGAAAGTATGATTGCTTTGGTTGCTTGGTACTTTTTTAAGAAAGGGAAGTGGAAAGAGGTGAAAGTATAAAGTAGCTGACGCATGATTATAGCCAAGGAATTTATTGATAATTCCATGTGGTATTTTGTTTCATTTTTTTTTCTGAACAACAAAAAATTCTTAAATATATTATTAAAATAGCGGAGGTGCAGCACTGGCAGCACCTTTCGATTATTGCACAAATAAGTAGTATGATGAGCATCATATTGTTTTTGTGTCCCATATCATTTTAATGGGGTATATAATGGTGGTTACTTTGCATCATAATAAAAGAACAAGAAAATTATATTCCAAACATAAAAAATTAAAACAATTACTACAATGAAAAAATTAATCAGCATGCTTATATTATCGATGATAGTTATAGGCAACATGCAAGAAACCGCAGCTATCACTCGTAACAATAATAGCACGCAAAATTATTCACAAAAACTAAAGGTAAATTCTGAACCACTTAGCGATAGCCTACCAGGTTTTATTGCTGTGCAACAAGCAGAGGAAGTGCAGCTACAATGGTTGATTGCGTCCGATCAAGTTTACGGTTTCTTTGCAATTGAAATGTCGACCGACGGTAAAGACTATTTTGAAATTGGCAACATAAAAGGTTCCGATTACAACAAAAATCCGGGCGAATATTTATATATACATAAACAAGCCGTGTCATCTGTATTATATTATCGCCTTAAATTAGTTGCTACTGATGGAAGCAGCAAATATTCGCAAATCGTGAAATCAGAATCGAAGAAAGCGGCACTGGTAAGTGAGGTAAAAATTTATCCCAATCCAGTGAGTATCCAAGCTGAAGTGGCGTTCACTTTCTCCGAAAATAGTGCCTATATACTTACCATTTCCGACAATAGCGGCAAAGTGGCAAGCACTCAAACTGGAACTGGTGTAGCGGGAAATAATATAGTACAAATAAATATGGAAAACCAAATGTCTGGAATTTATTTTTTATATATAACAGGGGCGAATGGCTTATCGCATGTTTCAAAATTCATTAAAGACTAATAGTACGTGGTGGTTATAAAACCTACCACGGCAAAAATATAAACCGAAGCGTTGCAACAAAATATAACAAGGAGAGATTTAGATTGATTTGAACCAATAATAAATTCATGGTTAGCAAAAAAACCACCTCATCGTAGGTGGTTTTTTTGTTATATCGAAACTCAATATATAATAGTCCAAAAAAAGGGGGACTATTATAGTTTAAGAAATGGTATTAAATATTTTGTCCATGCTTGCTATTCTCGCCGCGGTTGTTATTAAGATATGATATCTCGTCCCTAAAGGGAATTCAAGAGGATTTTATATATCATATATTATATCCCTCTAGGATAGTTGACAATGTTTTGACCTTTTGCCCATGGTTGGTGTCCTCACCAAACCTTATAGTTACTATTTTCCTGACGAAAAAAGGATCTGCGAGGTCACAACCTAGTATCCGCTGCGGTGGGTTATTGGAACTAGCAGATGTTTCTATGGCAAGGATTTGGGACGACATGACAAATATATTTTACCCGCCGAGGCAGGTGCTATACATATTCCTTATTTTTCCTAGTTGACGTAGCTTAACGATAATGACAAACATCATTATAATATACTAAACCCTATCATATATCCTGCGATATATGTTGTTGAATTTTGTACTACCAAAAAAATAGAAATAAATGAAAAAGTTAAGTAAAGTTATTATTAGTGGTGCATGTATTGTATTACTTCAAATGCAAGGAAATGTTGCTAATCAAAAAATGAATGATACGCAAATTTATGAGGTATCGAATATAGATTATAGCAATACCCACGCCGTTAATCCAATGGCTGAAGCAAATGTAAAAAGCAGCAACCAGACAGCAGTTTACAGAACCGGTGAATTGTTTGCCTTATCGTTTCGTGCCCCCAATGCCCGCCCCAAAAAGAAAAGGCCAACTTATTTATATTGTTAATATATTAAATTCTATTTAGTAAAAAAATCAAAGCGATGAATAAACTATTATATATCGTCATGAGCAGTTGGAATATGTTTTTTCTGATCTTCCTTTTAGTAGGTATTATTATAGGTCTATTTATCTATGTGAAGTATTTTTTACAAAATGAAAAACGTAGTAAAGCACAGCCAATTGCATCGTTTGGTAGCATATCCAATATAAACGAGCTGCAAAAAGCCGAAGCACTTTTTAGAGCCCTCATCGAAAACAGTCATGAAGCGATTACACTGAACGATAGAAATGGAGTGCCGATATATCAAAGCCCCTCATTAGAAAAAATGATTGGGTGGACTTTAGAAGAACGCAAACTAATAAATTTCACTGAATATATCCATCCAGATGATATCGATATCATAAAATCAAAAATACAGGAGGCTATTGGCAACCCAGGTAAACCTATATGTGGCAAGCATAGAATCAAACATAAGGATGGGCATTATATATTGGTGGAAGGCAGCATAACCAATATGTTACACGATTCTAATATTAGTGCAATGGTTTCAAACTTTCGTGATATAACGAAACAAAGAGAGTTTGAAGAGAAAATAGAATTTGACAGAAATAATCTGAGTTCGTTAATAAATAATACCAATGATTTAATGTGGAGTGTTGATAACGACCTTAAATTAATCACCTCAAATAATGCCTTTGATACAACTGTAAAAAAAATGTCGGGTAATACTATGTCAAAAGGTGCTTATATTCTTGCTAGTGGTTTTTCGGAAGAGCAATTAGATCGTTATAAAATGTTATATAAGCGTGCACTAGGTGGTGAAGTTTTTACTGAAATAGAATATGTAGATTTGCCCAAAGATTTTTGGTCTGAAATTTCTTTTTACCCTCTTCGTAAAGGCGAGGATATAATAGGTACAGCTTGCTTCTCACGCGATGTTACTGAATTGAAAAAATCGGTAAAAGAAACCCTTGATATGGTAGAAATATTACAAAAGAGAAATAAAGACCTCAATCAATTCTCCTATATCGTTTCACATAATCTTCGATCGCCCATTGCAAAAATATTGGGACTATCATCACTGCACAAAGTAGACCCTGAGCAAAATATAAATGGTAAGAATATATTAGAATGTATAGAAGATGAAGTGATGCACTTGGATAATGTAGTAAAAGACATTAACAATATTATATCAGTTCGCGATTTAGGAAATAAACAAAAAGATTATATTACTTTTGAAACAGAATTGCAGCTCATAGTGCAAGTGCTCGAGAACCAAATAAAGGAGAGCAATGCTCAAATTACACGAAATTTTAATAATCCAAAAGGAATTGTAACTGTAAAAAGTTATATGTATAGTATTATGCTAAACTTATTGTCGAACGCTATAAAATATCGCCAAGCAGAAGTGCCACTAAATATACATTTGGAAACAAACGAAGATGATAAATTTGTATATTTAAGTGTCCAAGATAATGGTCGAGGAATTGATTTAGAAATAAACAAAGACAAAGTATTTGGCCTATATAAGAGATTCCATGGCAATGAAATTGAAGGCCGCGGAATTGGACTCAATCTGGTGAAAGTGCAAGCTGAATCGCTGGGTGGAAGTATTGAGGTAGAAAGTGTCGTAAACCAAGGCACTATTTTTAAGGTGCGTATACCTAAACTAAACAACTGAATTGAATATGAAAATCACAAATAGCGTTTTCTTAATTGACGATGAAACAATGTTCAATCTGATTAATCAAAAAATTATTTATATCGCTAAATTTAGTAATACCGAAACTCAATATATAATACTCCAAAAGAAAGGGACTAATCCCGAATGCTTTCGGGATGTAGTTCGGCATTACCATTCTAAAAACTAAATCCGCCGCTGGCGGAGAACTATTTTAGTTTAAGAATTAGTATAACAATATATTTAGCTATGCAGATGCAAATACTGCGATTAAAAAATTAATTTTCATACTTAAAAATTGCCCACACCAGTGTCCTCATGTAATTTTTCTGGACATTAATATGCCTATGATGGATGGGTGGGGTTTTGTAGAAAAGTTAATTACCTTCCCGCGAATTATTATATGCGATTGCAAGGTGTACATGCTCACTTCATCGATAGACCTCTGGATATTATTAGAGCCCAAAATTATGACATTGTACAAGATTTTATATCTAAGCCATTGACTATCGAGCGGCTTTTTAGCTTGAAACTTGAATTGCTAGGGTGTTCACCCTTACGAAAGTTCTGAACCTATGCAAAAGTGAAAGGCCTAAAACGCATAAAGTCGGCACTTTCGCCGACCCTATACGCTATGAAAACAAACTTAAACCTTTGCCCGAGAAAAAATCTCGAACGAGGCAAAATTAAGAACTTTTTTTGAATTACCAAATTTTTAAAAAAAAATATTTATTTTACCCAAAGGGCTTGCTGCCACAGGGAAAAGGCCTTGTTTATAAATAAATTAAAATGACTCGCTAAAAACAAAATGCCAGAATTCAGGTCTTGAACTTGCAAAAAAATGGGCTTTTAAGTACTTGGGGCAATTGCCCTAAATAATTTCTTGAAGAGAACCAGCACTTAAAAAATGGGGATTTTGAAAGAATGTAACATGCCGCTTGTTTGCATACACTGTTCTCATCAACTTGGCCAGGTGAAAAACAAAAAAGCAAATCCCCATCACAATTTTAAAACTTACTTTTTCAAAAAAGCTAGAATCGGCTAGCATATTATAGATATTGTTAGTGCCTGAAATACGTTGGCCCTTTTACATCTTCTAATTAGTAAGCATTATAGCGAAACTCAATATATAATAGTCAAAAAAAAAGGGGACTAATCCCGAATTCATTTGGGATTTAGGTCAGCATTACCATTCTTAAAAACAGTATTAAGACTTTTATCAATTTTTTTAAGTAATAAATAACTGCGTCATATTTCTTTTTTGACAAACGATTCTCATTATTCAGTATAAAAAAAAATGGCGGGCCTACTAAATGCTTCTCACATCATAATCATGAAAACCCTTTCTATCATTAGTATTTAAGCATTATAACCTACCTTATAAATTGCCTCCTATATGACGATAATCATATCATACCTCTGTGCCACATCATTTCTCAGTTTTGAAAGAGTCTGCAATTTTGTATCATAATAAAAAACAAAAAAAACAACTCAAAAAATTAAAACTAATTTCAATTATGAAAAAGTCAATTTATGTATTACTCACAAGTGTAATCTTGATGAGCTTCAGCACCAAAACAATGGGACAGTCTAGCAAAAATATTGCAGGAACTTATTGGGGTTCAACTAGTACTTTCTCTTATGCAAGCAATGCAACTACCGATGCAATGACAGCTACTGTAGATGCAAGCCACTTAAAAAGCACTTCTTTTAGTGCCAATGAAAATAGCAGTGATTCAAGTTTTGACATGAATGCATATAATGGTATGGGCAATAGGAAGAATTCTATCTTTATGGATGATGATGATGACAAGGATTCTTCGGGCCTAAAGTCGAAAATAATGTTTGATGAAGAAGATTTCCTTATGTTTAATTCAGAATCGGAAGAGGACAATACTGAATACTTTGCCATAGAAAAATCAATAGACGATGAAGATTACTGCGAAATCGGATTCTTGAAAACAACCCAAATAGCTCCCGCTGACTATAACGGAAACCTACATAGCCAAGCTAATGCCCCCCTAGCCTACTACAGAATAAAAAGAGTAG is drawn from Bacteroidota bacterium and contains these coding sequences:
- a CDS encoding SRPBCC family protein; protein product: MKILKITLLVIVGIISLLLITALFVKKEYAIEREVTIDKPKQEVFDYVKLIKNQDNYSVWNMKDPNMKKEFKGTDGTVGFVSAWESENSEVGQGEQEIKKITEGERLDMELRFKKPFEATDDAYMTTESAGDKTTKVKWGFKGKMSYPMNIMLLFMNMEDMLGNDLKAGLDNLKKEVEK
- a CDS encoding MATE family efflux transporter — encoded protein: MSSKPAASKAASLFSVIKLSLNGEQQDYTQGSIRRAVFLLAIPMILELSLESVFALVDMFFVGKLGENAIQTVGLTESVITIVYSVAIGLSTAATAIVARRIGEKNPEAAAHAGAQSLIVAAFVIVFTSVAGVVFAEDILRLMGASAEVVKEGAVFTRIMFGGSAGIMLLFLINGIFRGAGDATMAMKSLWIASFINIILCPIFIHFWGLKGAAIATVIGRIAGVIYQCYHLLSGSGILKIYKKHFTFDNTIIKSIIKIGWPATFQFIIASGSWIVLARLVADTGGTSASAGYQIAIRNVIFFILPAWGLSNAAATLVGQNLGAKQILRAEQSVMLAAKYNAIFMSFVMVLFVFFAKPIISIFSDDIKVIAYGAESLQIIGMGYIFYGIGMVMTQALNGAGDTRTPTIINFVCFWLFQIPLAYLLAIGFDLKSTGAFIAIPVAESMIALVAWYFFKKGKWKEVKV
- a CDS encoding T9SS type A sorting domain-containing protein translates to MKKLISMLILSMIVIGNMQETAAITRNNNSTQNYSQKLKVNSEPLSDSLPGFIAVQQAEEVQLQWLIASDQVYGFFAIEMSTDGKDYFEIGNIKGSDYNKNPGEYLYIHKQAVSSVLYYRLKLVATDGSSKYSQIVKSESKKAALVSEVKIYPNPVSIQAEVAFTFSENSAYILTISDNSGKVASTQTGTGVAGNNIVQINMENQMSGIYFLYITGANGLSHVSKFIKD
- a CDS encoding PAS domain S-box protein, with the translated sequence MNKLLYIVMSSWNMFFLIFLLVGIIIGLFIYVKYFLQNEKRSKAQPIASFGSISNINELQKAEALFRALIENSHEAITLNDRNGVPIYQSPSLEKMIGWTLEERKLINFTEYIHPDDIDIIKSKIQEAIGNPGKPICGKHRIKHKDGHYILVEGSITNMLHDSNISAMVSNFRDITKQREFEEKIEFDRNNLSSLINNTNDLMWSVDNDLKLITSNNAFDTTVKKMSGNTMSKGAYILASGFSEEQLDRYKMLYKRALGGEVFTEIEYVDLPKDFWSEISFYPLRKGEDIIGTACFSRDVTELKKSVKETLDMVEILQKRNKDLNQFSYIVSHNLRSPIAKILGLSSLHKVDPEQNINGKNILECIEDEVMHLDNVVKDINNIISVRDLGNKQKDYITFETELQLIVQVLENQIKESNAQITRNFNNPKGIVTVKSYMYSIMLNLLSNAIKYRQAEVPLNIHLETNEDDKFVYLSVQDNGRGIDLEINKDKVFGLYKRFHGNEIEGRGIGLNLVKVQAESLGGSIEVESVVNQGTIFKVRIPKLNN